The Aythya fuligula isolate bAytFul2 chromosome 18, bAytFul2.pri, whole genome shotgun sequence DNA window ATTATGAAATAATCCTCCTGTAAGGCAAATCCATGCTCCAGGAGAGATTACTCCCAGCTAATGGAAATTTAAATACCATTAGgtctcatttgaaaatattctttatacACAGACGACTAAGATAATGGAAACCAAAAGTGTTGGTTGGAAGATAGGTGGCCTACTAGAGTGCATTAGTATCAGACGTCTATCCCCCTATCTTCCcacatttttctgttccattaaGTTATAAAAAGCCAATGACCTGCTTGAGAAATAAAGTATCAACCAGATGTTTCCTGAGCAAAGACAACTTGTGTTTCCCTTTACACATCATCTTCTGAGAGGCAGAACTACAGCAACTGCACATCTGACATCATTCACTGTGTTGACTTTGGGTTACTCAGAATCTTTCCTTTACTTAACTTTCCAACTCAAATACAATAGTTTTATAGAGAGATCACCTGGAAAGAATGGATTTGAATGACTAGAACACAACGTAGAAGAATTGGTTTATATGCATTTTGCTACAACAAAGCCATTTGCTGTCACAGGCATGAAATAATGACTAGAGGGGAGGAGGGCTGTCAGTTTTCTCATACAGATTTTGGCAGGACAAAGTGCTGCAAATTGCCCAGTATCAGTCCTCATGGAAACAGGAGGTGGGTAAGCAGTaatgtcaaaaacaaaagacTTCGTTCTGTGAACAACATGCAAAAATAGGATTTTAGAATACCTggtaactttaaaataaaatttatatatcaGAATATATCCAAAGCTCATTATGATTTATAGAAAGTCAGATCATCAAGCTTTGGATCAGATACCTGTAATAATGCCAGAAACTACAGCAGTTTCCTAGTTCTACTTCACTATAAGGAAAACCTTATAGTGAACAGTACCTACTGTTCTGTTAATGAGGGTgggatatttaaaataagaggCTCAGTCATCATCTGGTggaaattcctctttttttcaaatgatcCTGTAACTCACAATATATCATCCTACAAGCTCAAACTCAGAGCTCCATTCGTAGGCCAGCTGGTGGCAACAGAAAGCTAACTTTCAGGTGCTACATGAACAAGCAGCATGGGATGGGGCTGGCATTTTTTGAATTCTGTGCGCAGTGCTTATAATGTACCATGCCTTACGACTTTCATAGCAGGTACATTTCTGTTCAAGCTATCCAGAAAAGTTCACGATGCAGGTATAATTTATACATGATCAATATATTTAATCAGTCCTGAATAAGGCTCTAAAATGCTGTATGAATAAGTCTTCTGCATCTGAAAATTTAACAATACAAACACCTTTTTTCTGGGCCATAATCTCCCACTTAAACAAGAAGCCACACCACACAAAGCTgcaacagctttttcttcactAGCAATAAAAGATAGATGTAGTAACTCAtacttaaataaatagaatgaaGTGTCACTGCATATTTATGTCACTATGAAAGCCAATGGGGACCTAAATTTAACAGATTTGATGTTGCATTCATCTCTCTTCACTGATTAGATGCTGTGAataaaggaaaagctgttttcagtaGCTACTGTTTAatcaaatatgaattttaatttggaaagtTGCATACAGCACAAGAAACTGCCTGTGCAATGGCTTCTAATAAGGGTACGTGAGCAAATGCCATGTGTTCTGCACTCTCAGTGTGAGGTCTGTAGGAAATCAAGTTTTCAGCAAGATTGACAATGGGACCATTCAGCTTCTTGAACGCTCAGTCTTAATGCTTCAGCCTACTGCAGACAAATGCGTACTATGTCTTGATGACAAGTGACTATAAGAATGACAAGGAGGCAATCATGAACTTATGAATACAAAATGCTTCCACTTTATCCTGCTTTCATTAAAGACTAAACAAAATTATGGAAtagttgaagaaaaaataagaaaattaactcaTCTGTACATGATTCATCTCTGTGCACATACTCAGTTCACTAGGTAAATGTCCTTGTAAATCTTGGAACTCTGTTTTAAGGTAGATTTACATTGCAGATAGGTTTGATATTACTGTGGTACAGAGGTAGTTAATCTCACAAGCAATCAGAAACCCATTACTTTCCATGCTTGATCTATGACGATCCACACTCAGCTAGTCCCCTTTTCAAATTCCATTATCTTCAAGTCTAGAACAGTTTGGTTTGCTCTTCTGTCTTACATAACTTGTATCCCAGTCCTGTTGTTCTAAAGCAACGCCAGTATGCTTGTGATTGCTTATGCCAGTTGAATTCTTACATACTTAACAGCActaaaaatgatttctgaagCTCGGGGTAATTTTTGCAAATACTgcccaaaaaaagaaatttgagaaTTTATATGCTCAAGTAAAACACCATCATATTTTTGACATGATGAATATGATTAATTTTTGGTATACAAATAGAAAGCTGGGTCCAGCTCCAGTAAGTGTGTATGTACAAAAATTATGGAAAGTTACGGAGTATTATGCATGAATACCATTCTCTGTTGGTGTTTGTTCTCCGACTAAAAGACACTcgaaaaaaaacacctaaacCGATGAGGAGCTTGCTGCCAGAACACATGGAATCCTGCTTAGTTCTCATGAAtcaaaaaggctttaaaaataaaacagcacatgAAATCAGCCTGTCATTTCTGACCTGCATAGTCTTAAACACGAGAGACTTAACAAAAGGACTTCACAAATAGAGTAATGATTTATTGGAAACATTCACATGAGGTATAAAGGCAATCACTTCaaccatatatattttttttaacaatataaaGCTACCCCTTTACAAGATCTGTTCAGAAACAGGAGCAGATTTAGTAAAGATGCAGAATATTTTACATCCCTGAGACTGAGGCCCTCTCACCCTTGATGCACTCTACCCTCCCCCGCAAAGGTGctgtaaatttaatttcctgctCAGTTGTGATTTTAGTGGATTACCAtccaaaattaacattttcattctttacatcaacatgaaatttaaaaatgcaagcaatCCCACGTTTCATATCTAGTTCATTCACAAGCAGGGAAACAAGTATGTCTAAATCAGTTGCAGGCATCCGGTTTAAAATTACTTCCAGTTTAGAGCTGGTGTCCAAACTTCTTTCCAAGCAGTCAGTAAAGTTACTGACTCTCAAGATGTAACGTGTTCCCCTTAAATTAACCATGGAAGCCAACTCCTCCTTTTTTGCTAGCTAGACACAGCTAATGCTCTGTACTTTTCATATCGGGGTACTGGGATGTGAATGCAAGGCTTTAGGTACATGTGCTTTTATATCTGGACTTAAAGCCATCACAAGAAAGCTTAGTAACAAAATTCCAGTTCCTACTGCAGACTTCAAGTAATTCATCTATACACACTATTATTTTTAGGTTAATGGCAGGCAGACAACATTAAGAATGATAAATTCAGGTAGCAGAAGTGTTTCCTCTCAAGCAATGTAAGTTCCATTATTCAATTTCAGTACGAAGATACCCTGCAAGGCCACAAAGACAGATCTGGGCATAACACATGCAAAAAATTTTCAGTACAGgttcagatatttttcctaGCAAAAATGATCATCTCTTGCCTGAGGATGTAATTTTAATCAATAAAACTCCTCTAGCTGAGCTATGGCAATCAGCATAAGCAAGGAggacatgaaaaaaattaagtactaatactaaaaaataataagtacTTAATACTATGAAGAGGAGGCAGCTGATGTTGTATTAACTTGGTTGAAGGTAGCTCTTCACTTGGAGATGGAAACAAAGATCTAAGAAGATTCAAGGCATAAACcgacaaaaataaaatgatttccaGTGTTAGAGGTAGATTTTATCCAGTGTATAATAGCTATTCCTGTAAGTGCAGAACTTTAGAAATTGAATAATTCAGATCAAATGTGACCTATGTTCTCTTAGAATAATTACAGCAAGCTTTCTGCATATCCTTCAAGAAAGCAGGCACGCCACTCtgtaaagagaaaagcagtaagTCACACTTGTATAATGTAATCAAAAAGAACTATAGCAAGATGCATATTCACACTATATAGATCAAGGCCTTCAAATACAGGACAATTTAACATCTGGTACAAGCAGACCATTCTTTTAATACTACATGACCAGACTGCATTATCGAAGTTTGCAAATGTTAAGGCTATTCACATACACTCTGGAACactgatttgttgtttttcttgcacaAATTTAGCTACCCCATTGACTAAGCCAAGGAATTTGATAGAaatcaaaaaatattaagacaATTGCTATGAAGAGAGCAAGCAACAGTGAGTCTCTAACAATGTGACTGTGTAAGACTAGGAGGATGAAtacatccatttaaaaaaaaaaaattaataattttaccCCAATATACAGAAGACAGGTTTGGATAcagtgaatatatttttttgaaacagaCAAAGACAATTGCCCTGTCAACCTTTACTTACCTTGGCAGCCCAATTGACCAGCCACGATGGAATCATGCCACCAGGATTATCGAAATAGTACATATAGACTGGAGATGAGAGAGAAGTTACCAGAAAGTTATCCAGACATAGCTTAGGTATTAGCTCTAATACCATATGACAGAAACTATCAGGACGCATGACTGAAGCATTAAGTACAAGAATTCTGCTCCAAGTCCTTTACAAAAAAAGGAGTCAAACTTGTATTGAATTGGAATTTGAGATAAATATAACCTTTCCTAGTTAACCTCTGAGGGGTTCAGAGAATAATACTAATTTATGCTATTCCAAACCAGTTTAAGCAGCCTGTCTTATAAAGTAAATATGTCTTTAAAGGACAAGTGAGTCAGAAGTCACTCTCTAGGCAAAGCCTGTCATCTATAAACCTGTCAAACATGGTACTTAAATCATTGATGAATTAAGCGCTTTCCAACTCTACCCAATTGAACTGACTGGCAGGAAgacaggtgtgtgtgtgtttggtagCGAAGCGATCAGTACTCTGTTCTTATTTACCAAGCCCAACCATTAAAGATCTTTATGATAAAACACTGTCCTGGATTTTTccaagtttcatttttcaatacTCCTAGAACTCACTATATCCACTTTACATAGCaactgttttagtttaaaatctcCAGTCTCCCTCTTCATGCATTTTGCTAACGCACACATTCTTTGGCTACATGACTTGTGATCTATTTTTTTGACTTCTTACCTTTAGATCCAGTCTTGCCATCACTTTCAATTGCCAGACTTTGTTTATAACTTTTAACTCTGATAATACCAGGCTTTTCAGGGCACTGAGGAACAGACACACTTTGAGCTAACACAACCCAGATCTTCCGCCCATCAAAATCCATCTCTTGACATTCACGAATATAGACATACTGTGTTCTGAGTTGAGGAGGCATGTCAAAACAGCGTCAGTTTGACATATGATGAATTGACAAGTGAATTCTGTTATGAATAGCAGCCCCTTCAAGTTATATCTTATGCTTACGCAGGATTCAGTCTTGCAGAGTGATAATTCAGCTGTGCAAGCTTTAGTTGCATGTGGGAAGAAGCACCCACACTCTTCCTCCTGCTATACATATTGATATAACACGAGGACTGTGAGATGCTAGATCAAGTTCAGGAAAGCTGTTGAGTCAGCACTCCATCAGGATCCCTGGATGACCAGGTgacaaaaaatacaatgaaagcGAAAAGCATTAAAGGATACATCTCTGTTTGAGAGAGGAAAAGGGTACTTCACTTCCCAGTAGATTATTTTTTCACCATTGTAAGTTTTTTCATACAGTTCTACAGTTGAAAAAGGAAGATtgttagatatttttaatttccgCCACAAGACAAGCATATACGGCATTAACGACTGCTCAGACTTCAGACGTGAACCCATTCTGCATGCAACCCTTACATCAAAATTGATATGCATGTAAAGTTGTAGCAGTAGATGATTTAAAAAAGTAAGTCTATAACAAGACTGCTCAGGaaccaaacacacaaacacaggtggcccattttttttctgctgctactCAGTTCATtgatgcaaaaagaaaaaatgaacagaataaATCTGGGAGGAGGCATAgtcaaatttctttttagaCAGTTAGCTCAGTCCAGGCCTTTCCATCTCAAAGCCTTCTCCTCACCTATGCATATTCTGCATTATTCTGAACGGCAAGGCGAACATTCTTCTTCACAAGCACATCATTATCCTTGTAAACGATTCTGAGTTACTATGGAACCAGGACAAGTACTGCTTTCTAATACCTTAAGAGGTCTTACATGACAGATTAATGAAATTTGGAAAAGCTATTCAGAAGTTCACAGCAGTatataaaagcagcagtgaacaCGAAGCTTGAACAGTTTATGAGCCTCCGTTACACCACCTCCAGTCTGCTTGGAAACTCAATCAAAAGGCAGCTGAATGGGGGGGGAAATAGCTAAGAAAAATCCCTAAAACATGACAGTGACTTAGGCAGGAGTAGCATGGCATAAAGGAGGGAATATAGTTCAAATCAAACTACAAACCTGAGTTTTAAGAACCGTCTACTGTGTAGCACCATCTTTTCAGGCAGTAACTGCCATTGTCATGGTAAGGATCTGACAGGCATCAGACCTGAGCTGGGGTAAGTTCTTGCCTGTCCAGGGACTTGTCATTTCATGGGTTCAGCTATAAAGACTCATTCAGACTGAGTGGTTCACATGAGCAGGCAGAGTACTTTTCTCCTCCATTAGGGCAGACTTCTGTCTGAGGTACTACAGATCCTTCAGAGCTAATGCAAGCCTGCTGGATCACTTTCTGTGGTTTTGAAAATAAGGCTAGAACAGACAGATACCTTCATCGCTAAGGCAAGAAGCGTGCCACAAGTGGCAGATTATTTCCCTATATGACATGCTCCCAGCTGGGCTTCTGTTAGTATGCCCTTCCAGTCAGCTGTCACCCACAAAAAcagctcctcctcttctccaaagtGGAGCAGTATCAGATGCACAATGCTCCCAGTGCTGTAATAAGCTACAGCATTATGCTTGCCACCAGAGGTCACTGGAGTATTGGTTTATTAGCTTTACTTTCATTTCCAACTGTAgagctttcctttttcaaagaaattaagaCATTGATTTAAAGACCTTGATGGAATTGTTAGCAACTAACTCACCTATCTACAACGTATCACCAGACTGATTTCTTCATAATAGGCACATCAGCATTTGCTACTTCAGCAGTCAATTACTACCATTAAATTTCTGGGTAGTACAATCTCTGTCAGGACAGTGTTCCAATTAGGAGCTGCAAGTTTCAGTATTGCTTAGGCCCAACTGTCTCGTATCATAGCACAGGAGCATGTGGTACTTCAGTCACTACTGTTTAGTCACAGCTTCTCTGATAAAttggcagctgcagcacaggccaAGCCCCCAGGCCTCAAGATATCCCCATCACAGCTGCGAGGTGCTGCTCTCGTGGATATCCAGGAGCCTGCTTTGGAAGCAGCCGTGGTGCTAACAGCAATGCAACAGCAGTAACAGACTGACGGTGACATTTCAGAGGTCAAGGGCAAATCCTTGGCAAGAAGAGATCAAAGCTTGAGCCTCTAGAGTACTCACAGGAATCCTGTTCATATCTGCCTCCAGTCAGGCCTTCATATAAAGTTTTGCTGAACAGAACCAGAGGATAGAGATTAGCTCCTCTCACAATTAGTGCAGGAGCAGTTACCTTTTCAACTAAAAAGTCAGCTACTGCTACTCTGGTCTCGTTTTTATTTCAATGCCAGCCAGCAGTTCAGCAGAGAACTCCTCCTTGGACTGCCGTTACTGTCAAGCTGCAAGAGCAACAAGGAACACAAATAGTAAAACAAAGAGCAAGAAGGCTCTGAGTGGaagctttcacatttttctccctATGTGTGAAGGTAGAAAAAACAACTTACataatttacataaaaaaaCGTTTGTTAGCACTATTTCATTGTAAGTACACTTCTAAAGAATGGATAGGCTTGTGTTAAATTTTAAGCTAAAAGGAAAGTCTTAATATTATGTTTATGCCCTTAAAGGGTAAACTTCTGTGAAACACTGTACTTGAGATACAGGCACAAGTATGAACTTGCAGACGAACATATCATGGTCAGCAAGGATAAAAACTCCAGCTCCGCAACATTATCTAGTTTTTAGTCTAAGGGTGTAGCTTCCCCCGactgcttcctttcttttctcaaagaaaGCGTTACAAAAACtgccttatttaaaaaagagCTCGGTTCTCCTAAATGAACTTAAATCAAAGACTACTGAAGTAACTTAAACTAACACGAGGTGTTTGCCATCCAATATGataatatttgtgtatttaGATTCCACCTcaatctctttttatttcattagtgGAAAAGCAGCCTTTGCTACAGGAAAGCTATTGTCCATTTAGACAGATAACACCTTTACTAAGTTAGACACAGCTTCTGAATTGCGACCAAGTATTGATGTGAACAAAATAAGTGGTTCTCTATAAAAACGCAGCCAAGCAATCATTCACAATAGAGCTGTCCTCAATGAAACAAGCACAACATTTAACAATTCTTTGGTTTTGTAACACTGTTCTTTGTTCAGCAAGACatgtgtttcagttttattgGCCTGAACTTATTTAAGACACAGACTTAAAATGGGATGTCTCCCcatctttaaataaatggaTTGTGGGAGACCTGCATCAGTTAAATCCTTGCCTTTGTCCCTGAtgatttaagatattttaacaTCATCTGGATATCCAGGTCAAACCCCCCTTTTTCAAAGGCAAAGTTAAACATACATAACTAAATTAGCTATTCCTTTCTCTGTAAAAGCCCCAAATCACTAACTCTTCTCTGGATtcaaacatttctgattttacaaGGTGCCAAGAACAACCACtttcagggaaaacaaattaCATATCAAACTGGTGTAACCCACTGCACTCTTCCAGCCCCTGCTACAATATGCAAAGATGTACAGAAGGTACAGAACACCTATTAAAGTTTAACTAAGCAATTACAACAGTATTTGAAGATGCTAGGTGCTCCAGCATAACAAGTGATGTTAAATTTATATGTTAAAGTAAATTTGATGTTAAAGTTATATGCTTtaaccaaaaaggaaaaaagtcattcCAAAAGGAAGCTTTGTGGTGGTGAGAAGTTAGCTGTTCCATGTCAGTGTTTACTTGTATTGCTGCACAGTGCAACCTTATCCCAAAAGACAAGCGAGTCTGTCCCAACATCTTTGGACAATACAactttaaaatacctttaaagAAAGCTTTAGTGGGAAGCCAGTGTGGGCataaaacttgcttttaaaCTGCCTAGCTCAGCTTACCTTTAACATACTGGTCccattgttttctgaaatctaAATCCATATAGACATCTGCACACACTTTTGGGGGACAGTCAGCAAGCCCACCGAAGATTTTATACTCATAAAGTCCTGATTGCTGTGGAAACAGAATAGGGAGAGGAAAAGTCACACAGGAAAGGGAAGTATTCTGCAGCAGAGAGAACAGCTGAAGGAAGTTAGGTGGGGCACATACTACAAATACGCTCAGGAGCTGTGAAAGCAAGTGTTGAAAAAACAATGCAAGATTCAGTCTTTAACCTCTCGACTTTTTGATCTATACATGAAAGTTTAAATCCAGACAGGCTGACCTGCCCAGCACAATGGTTGTTCCTTCCCTTACACCAGTATGCTTTTACTTCATAAGTAGTTCCAGAGGGACCATGTTTCTTCACGCACACGCACCCCTTTTCATCTCCAGTGGTCAGTGTGGCCAAAATCCTGCCCACATTAAAGCATACCAGAACACGAGCATTTAATTGTGGCAGAGCCTCAAGGCTCTATGTAACAGGCATAAGGATCTCATTCATTTCCAGGAGGTTGCCAAGTACTACATGATCCGGAATATGCCTTCCTGAAAGTTAGGTACAGTCATCCCGGAGGCTGTGATATGAGAATGCTTTATAGTGTTCATGCTTATATACAGTGCACTACATATTATTTGCCTTGAGTACCTattagttattttctttctgaaaactgcCTGCACTGAAGGGGTGGGGTGCAGGATATCTCCAACACCAAtacttttaatgtttctttaaacaTATGGAAACTACATCTGTGCCTATAGAGCAATGCTGTACTATTGTTAGTACCGGCTCACGACATTATAACAATGAGAGTATTTTGAGAATACAGTGTAGGAGTCAAATTCAAGCATTcccagggaaagggaaggaaggattATACAACATTCTGTTAGTGATTAGTTGatcttcttttccattcttcacACTTTACAACTCAACCCTAGAAGATGCCATACTGGAAGATAACAACAGGTCCAATAAACTTAAGTTATTCATCTTTGCTGTGGCACTGTTGAGGCATAAATCCCTAGCTTCAATTCTGGACTGCTGAGCACCTATGCAACCCCATAAACTCATATCACCTTTCTGAAAGGcatctgcatttccttttttacaaGGCaggtaattttgaaaatatcataCTTGAAACTGAATCAAGATGCTTTCAGTCTATGCCAAAGCACTACGCTGGTACTTCAGAAGTATTTGTTCTAGCTTAAGCACTACTTCTTTCCAGGGTCACTAGTCAGAAATGCTATACGGATTATCTTACATGTATGTGTACTTACATAAAGTGTCATGTAAGGCGAGACTATACAAACCACCAATTTCCTCACTCTGCTAATAATTTGTAAGTCTTACGTTCTCTTGCCACTGAGCTGTTCTTCCACTGAAGAGAcgtttttctgttcttttcctggtCTTTAATTACAACTGTAAGAGTTAACAAACCAAGCCCACCTGAAACATTAATTCTGCAGCCAATATACAAAGCTCTTCACCCGCACACCCCCTGTTCCTTTGCATCCTTTAGCTCCTCTTAatcctttgttctttttgtcaGAGGAAAGCCATGGGGCAGTTCTCTCATTTAAGCTACCAAAGCTTGCCTCAAAGACTTTGTATAGAATTGTGTGCTTCATAATTTAAGGAGAATAGACTGTAGATCACACTTCTAAACAGAGTAAAAGCTTTAGGAACACAAACTATTATGTtgtattgtttgtttctaaagctTTTATGTTCCACTCAACAAGCAGCTTGAAGTGCCGGTAATACTTTTTAATCAAGGATTATCAAAAAATATGGTTACATTATTggtctttaaaacatttttgctatAGGCAGAACAACCAACAGAGGTCAAAATGATGTAATTTACTGTCAAAGAATTCAGGAACTGATACAAATCTCCTCACCTAATACATAGGATTCTACCTTAAGTTCAAAGGTAGCTGTTCAGCTGGTTCACAGTATCAGTCCAGTTATTCTGTCATCTTTAGCCTTCAAGTTCTTGTACTACAGCTCCAGAAGGATCAACTTATTCATGTAGAATTGATGCTGTTCTTCCCTACCAGTTTAAGAGTTCCACTGCTGGACAAATTGTGCCATACCTCATTGAATATCTTTTACTGAAAAGGCAGTATTTTGAGAGAGTATGAAACAGCACATCATGACCTGACAGGTGAACAGTTCATCTTGCAGCAAGTAAGACAAGGACAGTcaataaaagcagcaatttacaaaaagaaaattaaaacaagtcAAATGTTTCAGGTTTCAGAGGCCTATCAGCAAGGGAATCGATCAGCGGGTTggaacacagcacagaaaagctgtgggAAAAGGTGTACAGGAAAGCCTGGGAGACCTATTTGTGTAGCCTGAAGAGAAGGTGGAAAGAGAAGGCAACAGGAAATATAAACGCTGCCTTCAGCTTCCTGAACTACCACTGTTACAGTTGATGTGCAGTTCAGTAAGTGTTAAAAACCAATTTTTCCAGTAACAACTTGAAGACCCTCCTCTTAAGACATGGTTCTTCTTTTCCTGGGGCACTTCAAGGCAACTGAATGACAGAATAAACAAGAGACTTATTTCCCAGCAACATCAGAAGACCGGACCTGTGCCGTTCCCTTGCAGCCTTCCCAGCCCCTCCACCTTCCCGAAATCGGGGTCAGTGTGCAAGAAGCACAAGAAAACAACCTGCATGTTTTTCAGCCAGCTTAACAGTCCATCCATATAAAAGCAGAGTTTCACCCCCACCGTTTTTGAACTACCTCCTAATGTTAGGGgcagaaaggtgaaaaattCAGCTCGGAAGGGGTTTTGGAGAGGGGGAGAAGGCAGGGAGCCGGCGGCCCCTGGCGCAGGTGCGCAGGGAGGGGTTTCCCTTCACCCCTAGGCCGCCGCAGGAGCCGCCCCGACCCTGGAGCTCCCCGCGGCAGAGCGGCTTTCCCCGGCAGCACTTAATAGCATTACCGGGCAAGCTGCTTGCTGGGAGCACGGCGAAACCGAGCCGGGGCCGGCGGGACGCGGCGGCGCCTCCCgcagcccggccgcccccggggCCGTCCCGCTCCTCCcgcccgggcccggccccgcttcCTCGCTCCGGGCCCGGCCGGGGAGCGCCCgaggccccgccgccccctgtGGCGCGGGGGAGCTCCCCCGCCCGCCCACCTCGTCGTACAGCCGGTAGATCCTCACGCCCATGCTCtccaccaggagctgccagggcGCCACCGGCGCCGGCTGGTCCAGCTCCCGGCAGGCGGCCCGAAACTGCTCCTCGGAGAAGCCCCGAGGCGGCGGCGCCTCCATTCTCCGcgccgggaggcggcggcggcggcggcagcgccggGCACAGCCAATGGCCGCCACAGCCCCTCCCGCCCGGCCGCCCGGCCCTGTCATGGCGCCCTGGGGCCGCGCTGAGGGCCGCGGCCGGGAACGGATCGGGGGTGCGGGGTCTGGGGTCTGGAGTCTGGGGTCTGAGCCATCGGGAGCCCGCGGGGCTTACGAGCACCCAGGACCGTCCCCCGTGCGGTTTCGCCAGTCAGCCCCTCGGTGGGGTCTCGGTAAATGGGGCCGGGAGCTGTGGCATCCCAGAGCTGCATCCAGTTGGCTCTGGGCCTGCCGTGCTTCCCGGGGGTGGAGGTCACAGAGTCAcggaatggttgaggttggaagggatctccaGAGGGCATCTAGTCCCCGCTGCTCAAGCAGCATCACCTGGAGCATGGTACACAGGATGGCTTCCAGACGGGTTTGGAGCATCTCCAAAGGAgactgcacagcctctctgggcagcctgtcccagtgctctgtcacccgAACTgtaaagttcttcctcataAGGTGATGAAACCTCCAGTGGTTCACTCCCATGGGTATGGGGCTTCATCAGACCTACTAAAATTtagcctgcctgccagcacTAGCCCAGTGTTGGTCATGGTAACCTCTGTGCAAGTCTGGCAACATTTAgctttttccagcttctctgcCAAGCTGCTGACTTCTTTGACAAAGAGTTCACTTATGTCAGCTGTCCCTTCCACTTCCAGTCAACTGGTTTGCAAGCAGAGCATGAGGATTTTTGGCTGACTTTCTTCAGGGCATAAAAGCTGAGTTGCACTTACGGTTATCCTTGCACAGCGGGTTCCTAAGAGCTCCAGAAAACTTTTGGAGACAAGCTCAGGGTAGAGGGCAGGATGGTGTCCCACTGTCCTTTCCTGCCCAGGTTTAATGCCAGAATTTGACCTATAGCTTCTGTCTGTAATGATGTCATGAATGCCAATAAGTCTCCATACCTCTGTACCTCCTCCCACCGTCTCAATGAAGCTGTTGTGCAAATGTTCcagttcttttgttttattttcatgtgtttacATGTATTAtggcattttattattaatatttatacaatatgtataaatatttttgtttgtgttcctTGTGAATTACAATGTCGTGCT harbors:
- the PCTP gene encoding phosphatidylcholine transfer protein isoform X2, with the translated sequence MDLDFRKQWDQYVKELYEKTYNGEKIIYWEVKYPFPLSNRDYVYIRECQEMDFDGRKIWVVLAQSVSVPQCPEKPGIIRVKSYKQSLAIESDGKTGSKVYMYYFDNPGGMIPSWLVNWAAKSGVPAFLKDMQKACCNYSKRT
- the PCTP gene encoding phosphatidylcholine transfer protein isoform X1 encodes the protein MEAPPPRGFSEEQFRAACRELDQPAPVAPWQLLVESMGVRIYRLYDEQSGLYEYKIFGGLADCPPKVCADVYMDLDFRKQWDQYVKELYEKTYNGEKIIYWEVKYPFPLSNRDYVYIRECQEMDFDGRKIWVVLAQSVSVPQCPEKPGIIRVKSYKQSLAIESDGKTGSKVYMYYFDNPGGMIPSWLVNWAAKSGVPAFLKDMQKACCNYSKRT